Below is a window of Myxococcales bacterium DNA.
GTATCCAAACGCGACCTCGCTCGTGATCACGGCGGACGGAGGTGGAAGCAACGGCTATAGGCTGCGCCTATGGAAGCTCGAGCTACAAAAGCTCGTCGACGACCTGCGCTTCCCCATCACCGTCTGTCATCTGCCTCCGGGAACGAGCAAGTGGAACAAGATCGAGCACCGCTTGTTTTCCTTCATCACCCAGAACTGGCGCGGAAAGCCTCTGGTCACCCATCAAGTCATCGTCAATCTAATCGCAGCGACGACGACGACGACCGGACTGCTCGTGAAGAGCCGAGTCGACAGTCGCACTTACGCCAAGGGTCGCCGCGTCTCGGACAAGGACCTCGCACTCGTGAATCTCGATCCCAACGTCTTCCACGGCGAGTGGAACTACACCATCCACCCGACCGTACCGACATGACGAGACGATCGACTTTTTTCGCGGCAGCCCCTTAGTCTCAGGGGTAAAGCACTCAAGGAGGCCGCGGCCACTCTTGACATAAGCGTGAAAACAGTTGAGCAGTATTGGGCGCGGATCTACGTCAAGATTGGCTGCAATAGCCGGGAAGCTGTTGTAGGCCAGCTTGTTGAAATGATGACTGAAAGCCCAGATAACTATTTATCAGACCCACGCACAAGCGGCCGTGCCTAGGACGTTCCAAGCGCGAGACGTCCATGTGTCCTATTTTGGCGTGCGTACAGGAACTACAAGCGCCACGTCCCTCCGCGGCAAATTTGTCTGATAAAACATGTTCTATCAACTAACGTAAGCCGCCTTGCGTCCTTAGCCTTACTGCCGGGCGAAAACAAGGACCACGCGAGAATCAAGCCGTATTGAATCAGTATTTCACAATACATTTGCATGGCGCGGTCAGATCTCCCCCCTCCAGCCCCACCCTCGGCTCCCTACAGAACCTCAAGCCGGCCACAGATCCGAATCACATCCCGTCTCGCCCGTGCCTCCGGGCGGTCCCCTCGCCGGTGACCACGTGGGCACCTCCGCTGAGAGGCCCTTGTAGGCCAGGATCGTCTCGATAGCCCCCCGCTCTTGCACAGGGCCCAGCACCTTCATCGGCCCCGCGCAGCGCGGGCACACCAGCACCTCGTGAGCGAACACGCGCCGCATGAGCTCGGCCCAGCTCATCGCCGCTGCGTCGCCTCGCTCCCGTAGCTCCGTGACGTGGTCCTCACCCCCATCACCTTCGCCCTCGCGCTTGCCACACCCTCGTCGCGCCTTGCGCCCTGCCCCTCCCGGCACGATGCGGGCCCGATCCGCCGCCGCAGGCGCGAACACCCCGTGGTAGCGAACCAGTTGGGCGCGCGGACGTGGCACCAACGCAACCAGCTTCTCGATGAACTCCTCGGGCGTAAACGCAACGTGCGTGGTGCCGTCGCGCCACGGCCGTTTGAGCCTGACGGCCACTCGCCCGTCGGGCAACTCCGAAAGCCTATCTTCGCTCAGCGGTGGCCGTGCGATGTAGCGAATCAGCCGCTCCAGGCCGTCCCTGTCGTTGGCTGCGATGCGCGTGCTGGCGTGCAGGTTGAAGCCCTCCACGAACGCGCACTGCTTCCCCAACACGTAGGGTTCCCACGACGCGATCGGATCGTTGCCGAGCCGCATGACCGCTTGTCCTCGGCGCCTTCCCGTGGCGATGAGGGCTTTGACCGAAGCGCCTGCGATCACGGAGAGCGCCTCGGCGTCGGCAGCGTCTCGTTCCTCTGACGAGGCAAGCGCCCGCGTTACACCCTCCCAGATCCGCGCGGTCACCTCGGCCACCTCCTCATCGCGCGGAGGTGGCGTGGCGAAGAACGCGGGCCGCCCGGGCGTGTCGACACGGAACACGCCGTCGGTCACAACGGAATGAAAGTGAACGTTCAGCGCAAGGCCCGAGCCGAAGCGCTGAATCACCGTCACGGCGCCCGTGGCGAGCGCGCCGCGCACTCCGGCCTTGCGCGCACGCTTTCGGTACCACCGGCTCACCTCGCGCAGAAAGACCCTCAGCACCACGCTGGCCAGGTGTGGCTCGCGCGCCATGCGGTAGCGAAGCGCGTGCGGCACCGTCAGCACCCACTGGCGTGCTGGGACCGCCGGAAACACGTTGTCCACCACGTGCGCGGCCGTCTCGGCCATGCGCCGCCCAAGGCAGCTGGGGCAAAAGCCTCTTCGTTTGCACGAAAACGCCACGAGCCGCGTCTCGGCGCAGGCTTCGCAACGAACGTTGACGAACCCCTTGCCCAGAATCCCGCAACCCAGATACGCCTCGAACTCCGCCGCCACGAAGGCGGGCAGAAAACCACCCTCGCCTTGCAGATTGTCGCGGAACGTGAGCCAGGTGTCCTGCACCACGCGGTGAAGCTGCGTCTTTTCAGGCTCCCGGCGCCGATACCCCGAGACTTTCCCTGCGGCTCTGTCGACCACCCGGGCTTATCGCGCCCGCAAACGAGACCCGCCCCCCTGGAGCCCCGAAGAGGCTAGCCTGACAGGAGACGGAAGGGTGTACCCGGTCTGCCGGGCGGCCAAACGAAGCCTCTGGCCCCCCAACAGGAGAACGCCTGTTTCCAGGACCGGCCGGCACCTGATAGAAAGGCCGCCATGTGGACGCAGACGCTTGCCCAAGTCCTCTGCCGAGGTGGGTGGGCAACCGCGTTCGCGATGAGCGTGGCGGCCTGCTCGGTCGTGACCTACCAGCCTGTTTCGGGCCTTTCACGCCCCACGGCCATCAGCGCCGAGCGGAGAAACTTCGAGGGCCGGCGGATGGTGCTGCGCTGCTTGCCCGGCGGCTACCTCGACCCGCGCGACACCCAGCGCCTCTGCGCGCGCGTGCAAGCGTTGTTTGCGGGGCAAGGCGCCGAGGTGCAGATGGCGCTCACCCGCGCCGGCACCCAGCTTGGTGGGCCGCCCGCGCAGGCGGGGGCGGTCGACCTCGTGCTCGAGCTGCGGAGCCACTTGATTCACAAAGAAAGCAACGTCTGGCTGAGCATCCTGTCCGGCCTCTCGCTCACGCTGATTCCCGCGATCAGCAGCTTTTCGTTCGCGCAGGACGTGGTCGTGCTCGACGCGGATGGCTTTCAACTGGCTTCGGAGACCCTCGAGGGACGCTTCGTCACGTACTTCGGGGCGGGCGTGTGGAGCGTCAACAAAGTGCTGGACCTGCTGGTCCGCGAAGAGGACGAACACCTCACAGGCGACACGGCCAAGACTGACTTCTCGAAGGATTTTTATCGGCAGTTGAGTCAAATCGCGCTGAACGCGCACCTGCGCGCCCGGGTGATGCGTGCGTTCGACGAACCCCCGCGGCCGAACGCCCCTCCCCGGCCCCCCCTGTCATCGGCGGCACCACGATGACCACGTACTTTTTGTTGTTCCTGCTCGATCACTTTCTGTCGGGCCGCCACGCCGATCCCTCGCCCGGGGTGGTCCATGGCAAGGCGGATGTCAGGAACCTCGAATGCACGCGGCTCAGTCAGGCCGTGGCGCACGACCGCCGGCCTGGCGAAGTGGCAGAGCCCTCACCCCGGGTCACCTGGGACCGGGGCTCGGCGCTCGTCTGCCGGCAGCGCTACGTGCGCCTTGGCGAGCGGGACCCGCGCGACGAAGCGGTGCTGTCTTCGCTCGGGCGCCACGTGGGTGACATCACCCGCGAAGCCAGCGCCGCCGTGGCGGGTGACGTCGTTTGGCACGTCGACGCCTTTTACCCGGACCTGTTGGTCTCGGCGAAGATAGCGGTGGCCGCAAAAACGAACCTCGTCGAGACCGGCCGTTCGGTGTCGGACCGGGTGCCCCTGCTCGCCGCGGGCGACTTGGCGGTGTTCGGCAAGCTGTCCCCCGTGCGGTCCTTGCCGATGGCGTGCGTCCGCTACTTTGCGGAGGGCTCCCTGGGTCCGCGGGACGTGCTGCTTGCGATCGCCTTGCTGGACGAGCAGGAGACGCAGCTCCACGGTGGCCTTTGCCAGCAAGGCACCTGGAGGTGGCTGAGGTGAAACGCCCTCGTCTCCTCGCAGCCTGGGCGCTCGCCTTCGTGGCATCCACCGCGCACGCCAACGACGCGGAGCTCTCGCCGGCGCAGCGGACGGAGATGGAGGCGTTGCGCGGAGAGATTGCCGCCGGAATCCAGCTGCAAGCCTACGACCTGCTCGACGAACTGGTCCACGGCTGGCTCCAGCGCCCCGTGTTCGACCAGCAGACGCCCGTCGTGCTGGGAGACATTGGGGTGCCCGTGGGCTTCGGCAGCGGCATGAAGGCGCTCGTCGAGACCCATCTCGCGGGCCTTTTGGTGGACAACCCGCGCACGAACGCCGTGCTCGTGCACTGCCCACGCTGCACGGCGGTCGTGATTCACTCGGGCGCCCAAGGCACCGTCATCTCCCGCGGTGTGGACAATCCAGCGGCCCTCGCCGAGGCGGGAGCTTCGCTGGGCAGCCACCACGCGCTCTTCGTGGACTTCGAGGCCGAGGGCACGGCGCTGGTCCTGCGCGCACGCATCACGCGGCTCGAGCCGACCCTGCCCATCGTTTACGCGAAGACCCTCTCCACCACCACCTCCGCCCCGGCGCTCCTCCGGACGGGCGAACGCCTCAAGAGCGCCCGGGAAGCGCGCCAGGAGTTCGACGATGCCCTGCGAGGCCGCAGCTGGTACCTGGTGCCGTTGCGCATGGGTCTGCGCGCTTATGCCGCGGCAGAGGACGTGCCCGTGGTGGCACAACCCTTCGGTTGGATCCAGATGGGGGTGGAGGGCGCGCTCAGCCAGGCCCGTTTGTGGACGGCGGGCTTTGCGCTTGGCTTTTCGTGGGCGCCGGAGTCCCACTGGGGGTGGTTGGCGCAGGCGCGGATCTCACGGCTTTTGAGCGGCGCCGCCACGTCGCTCACGCGCCCTGACCTTTACGCGTTCGTGGGCGCTTCGATCATCTCCGTTCACGGCGATGGCTCCTCGATCTTTCGCAACCGCGTTCCCTCGCTGGAAACCCTGCTGGGACAAGTCAACCGGGTCGAACCCAAGGAAACGTTCGCTGCGTTCCCGCTGGGGCTCGAGCTGCGGGTCAAAAACCGCATCGGCGTGGGCGTGTATCTCGAGTCGGCGCCCGCGTTGAGTGACGCCGACGCGATCGGAACGTATCTGGATCTCGGCATCGTGGCGTTTCAGTCGTACGGCGTGGAGGTGTCCTTTTGCTTCTGAGGCGGGGCCGAGCCCCGGGCCGCGTGGCGTACGTGCTCACGCTGCTGGCGGCGCTGTGTCCGAAGGCCGCGTCCGCCGCCACCGAGACCACGCGCGAGGCGTTGGCGCGCATGGAAGAGACACTGGTCATGAAGTTCACGGATGAGGGGCTCGCCCCACAGGAGCTGACGCCCGCCATCGTCGTGAGCGTGACCCCCGCGTGGGAGGCCAGCGCCACCTGGTATCCCAACGCGGCGCTTTCGTCGCTGGCGCGTGTGTTCGGCAGCGCGGCGTTGCGCGCCTGCGAGGCTTGCATGTCCCCGCGCACCTACGTGGAGCCGGGCCGGGTGGAGCAAGTGTCCACCGCGCCCAGCCTGGACGAGATCGTGCGCCTCGATGAAGGCAGCCGCGGGCAGGCGGCCCCGGCCCGCACGGCGATTTGGCTCGATGAAACGCCCGAGGGTGTGTCCCTGCGGATCGTGAACCTCGCAAACGGGCGCATCATCCTGGCCGCGAACATCGACCCCCTGCTGACGCGCACCGCCCGCACGCGGCGCTCGTTCACGCTGGCCCAGGAGCTCGACCGCCGATCGCGCGGCGACAGCATCACCCACACCTTTGTCGACCTCGCCGTTTACCCCGGCCAACACCTGTCGCTCGATTGGGCGGAGCAGTGGGGCACCACCAACAGCAACCTGTCCGGGTTTTCTCTCTCTTTTTTCGATCCGGTTTTGGGACTGGGTGGCGCTTACTACCGCGCCCTGCCGGATGCGATGAACATCTCCGTGGGCGCCAAAGTTCTCATGGCCTTTCCCACCGCCCTGGTGCGCGCCTTCGGGGGCGAAGACGACGTCGTCGATCCCCTGTTGACGGGCGTGTTCCTCGCCCGCGTGCCCTTCGGACGTTCCAACTACGGCGTCATTTTGTCGGCCTCCACCAACGGACGCATCGGCATCGGAATCTCACTCATGAACACCTCGCTGCTCCCCTTCGTGCCATGACCAACGCGCGTATCGCCTTGCTCGTTGTCTTTGTCCTGTGCGGCTGCGCGGGGCGCAACTACACCTACTATCTGCTCGATCCCCCGCCCGCCACGCATCCGGCGCTGACCGAGGGCGGCGTGCTGACGCGTCCCCTGGGATTCGGAAGCACCACCGTGATGAAGGTGCGGTGGAATGACGGCAACGTCATCACGGAGGTGGACGTTCCGGTGCTCGCCACCGGCCAGCGCATCGTGATCGAACACGGCGCCGGCAGCCCGGACGTCAAGACCATCCCCGCGACCCGCGTGGTCCCGCCGCCGCCCACGCGTGCGGACGAAGCGCTCGTGGAGGCGTACCGCGCCCGCGGCCTGCGGGTGGACGAGGACGCGCCCGAGGTCAGCATCGTGCGCGCCCGCGCCTTGATGCAGGATGCGATCAAGGGCGGCAACTATCACGTGGCGCTCGAGTGGTGCGAAACGGTGCTCGCACGGTATAAATTGCACCCCGAGTTTCTCCGCGCCAAGGCCTCCTTGCTGCTGATGATGGGCGAACGTGACAAGGCCATCGAGATTTACGAGCAGGTCGAAGCGATCGAAAGCGACCCGGCGGTCCGCAGGAAGCTGGAAGAGCTTCAACGTCAACAAAGATAGGAAGAGACATGCAGCTTCTTGGATTGGCCCTTTTGGGTTTCATCGTTTGGTTCGGGTTTCGGGATCGCAGCAGCGACCAGGCGATCTCGGCCTTCGACGCACACGCGCTGGTCATGGTCCTCGTGGGCTCGGGCGCCGCGGTGCTCGTCAGCTCGCGGGGGCGCGATGCGCTGAGCACGCTCACGTCGCTGCGCGAATTGGTGCCCGGGCTCCGCGGCTACGGCGCCGCGAGCGCCGCCATGGAAGCGGAACGCAGCGAAGCGAGCGCTGCGTGGGAGGGAGCGCGGCGGCGCGAGGCGCTGGCCCTGGCCGAGCGCACCCGCTTTGCACCGGTCAAGCGGATGATCGAGCTGCTCATCGGCCGGGCCTCGGAAGGCGAGGCCACCAAGACCTTCATGGAGCTGCGGCACGCCGAGATCGCGCGGCTGCAACCGGCCATCAACAACTGGGAGATGTTGTCGAAGCTCGGCCCCGCCTTCGGCATGGTGGGCACCATCACGGGCATGATCCGTCTGTTTCAGAACATGAGCGCCGAGAACCTGAACATCGGCGCCGCGATGTCCCTGGCGCTTCTGGCCACGCTGTACGGAGTGGCCTTCGGCGCCGGCGTGGCGGGGCCCATCGCGCAGCACCTGAACCGGCTGCTCGACGAGCGGCTGGGGGTTCTCGAGCGTTGTGAAAAAAGCGCCATCGACTCGGGTTCTCGGGCCACCGTGGCGGCGCTCGAAGCGAGGGTAGGCTGAGCCATGCAGCGGCGCCCCCTGCAGCACGAAGAGAGCTGGCTGCTCAGCTACGCCGACCTCATCACCAACTTGCTGCTGTTCTTCGTGGTGCTGCTGACGGCGGCGAACCTGAGCCGCGGCAAAATGCAGCAGATCGCCAAGAGCATCTCGGGCAGCGAAAGCCCGGCCAGCCTGGCCTCGATTCAAAAAGAGATAGAGGCGCAGATCGCAAGCAAGCAGCTCGAAAACATGGTTCGCACCAGCATGTCCGAGGCGGGGCTCGAGATCTCGATGAACTCAGGGCTGGTGTTCGATTCGGGCAAAGCCGTGATCCGGCCTGACCTGGAGAACACGCTGATGGCCATGTTGCAAGTGCTCGAACCCTATGCCCGAAAGTACGGCTTCGCCGTCGAGGGCCACACCGACGCCACCCCCATCACCGGCGGCGCGTTCGCCAGCAACTGGGAGCTGTCGAGCGCGCGCGCGATCGTGGTGCGGCATCGGCTGGAAGCCGTGGGCATTCCCCGCGACCGCATCCGCGTCGAAGGCTATGCGGACACCAAGCCGCTTGCCGCAGACGAGCTTGCCGGTCTCAGTGTCGAAGAAACCCTGGCGCGCCACCGGCGCGTGGTCGTGAGGATATTCTGATGCGCATCTGGCTTGCCTTCGTAACCCTCCTGTGTGCGGCGCCTGCGGCGGCACAAACACTCGTGCCCCAAAAGCACGTTCCCGCTGCGGTCCTGGAGCAACTGCGGGCTGTGGAGGCGCAGTTCGAGGCGGCCTTGGCGCGCGACTGTGCGCCCGAGCGCTGCCTGCCCAAGGGCTGCATCTACCGAGACCATACGGTGGTGGATCTGCCGCGGGCCCGGTCGTTGCCGGGTTTCGACGAAGAGGAAGGTCCCGGCAGCGTGCCGCTGCAGGAGTACCTCACCAGCGCACAGTGCGAGTTCGTGCACGAAAAGAACGTGAATGCACGTGACCTTCAGGCGCTGGCGCGGCGGCTCGAACAGAAGCTCTCGCGGGGCTGGCTGAAGGTCAGCATCGCCCGCCAGGCCTTAGAGCCCCTCTCGAGCGCGCTGGCCCAGCCGCCCGCGGACGACGAGGGCGCGGCGCAGACACCCGAGACACAGAGCACGCCTTCCCCCACGGCGGCGACGCCCCCGCGGGAACAGGAAGCGCCTGCGCGCGAGTTGTGGCTCACCTTGCTCCCACACTTTGCGTGGATGATCGCGCTCGTTCTGGTGACGGCGTCGGCCATGACGCTGATCTGGTCGCTGCGGCGGCTCGGTCGCGAGAGTCTCGAGGAGCGCGCCCTCCTGGCCGAACTCGGCGCCCAAGCGTCGCACGACAGCAAAAACTCGACGGAGGCCGACACGGAGGCAGAGGACAAAACGCCTCTGCGAGACGACCCCGCCTTCGTGGCCGCTGCCCACGGCTTGTGGAGCGACCGCATCGCCCAGATCCAGCTGGGCAAGGACAACGGCGTCATCGTCGAGCTG
It encodes the following:
- a CDS encoding transposase: MVDRAAGKVSGYRRREPEKTQLHRVVQDTWLTFRDNLQGEGGFLPAFVAAEFEAYLGCGILGKGFVNVRCEACAETRLVAFSCKRRGFCPSCLGRRMAETAAHVVDNVFPAVPARQWVLTVPHALRYRMAREPHLASVVLRVFLREVSRWYRKRARKAGVRGALATGAVTVIQRFGSGLALNVHFHSVVTDGVFRVDTPGRPAFFATPPPRDEEVAEVTARIWEGVTRALASSEERDAADAEALSVIAGASVKALIATGRRRGQAVMRLGNDPIASWEPYVLGKQCAFVEGFNLHASTRIAANDRDGLERLIRYIARPPLSEDRLSELPDGRVAVRLKRPWRDGTTHVAFTPEEFIEKLVALVPRPRAQLVRYHGVFAPAAADRARIVPGGAGRKARRGCGKREGEGDGGEDHVTELRERGDAAAMSWAELMRRVFAHEVLVCPRCAGPMKVLGPVQERGAIETILAYKGLSAEVPTWSPARGPPGGTGETGCDSDLWPA
- a CDS encoding tetratricopeptide repeat protein; the protein is MTNARIALLVVFVLCGCAGRNYTYYLLDPPPATHPALTEGGVLTRPLGFGSTTVMKVRWNDGNVITEVDVPVLATGQRIVIEHGAGSPDVKTIPATRVVPPPPTRADEALVEAYRARGLRVDEDAPEVSIVRARALMQDAIKGGNYHVALEWCETVLARYKLHPEFLRAKASLLLMMGERDKAIEIYEQVEAIESDPAVRRKLEELQRQQR
- a CDS encoding MotA/TolQ/ExbB proton channel family protein, encoding MQLLGLALLGFIVWFGFRDRSSDQAISAFDAHALVMVLVGSGAAVLVSSRGRDALSTLTSLRELVPGLRGYGAASAAMEAERSEASAAWEGARRREALALAERTRFAPVKRMIELLIGRASEGEATKTFMELRHAEIARLQPAINNWEMLSKLGPAFGMVGTITGMIRLFQNMSAENLNIGAAMSLALLATLYGVAFGAGVAGPIAQHLNRLLDERLGVLERCEKSAIDSGSRATVAALEARVG
- a CDS encoding OmpA family protein, which produces MQRRPLQHEESWLLSYADLITNLLLFFVVLLTAANLSRGKMQQIAKSISGSESPASLASIQKEIEAQIASKQLENMVRTSMSEAGLEISMNSGLVFDSGKAVIRPDLENTLMAMLQVLEPYARKYGFAVEGHTDATPITGGAFASNWELSSARAIVVRHRLEAVGIPRDRIRVEGYADTKPLAADELAGLSVEETLARHRRVVVRIF